In a genomic window of Polycladomyces abyssicola:
- a CDS encoding M42 family metallopeptidase — translation MINMVQWELFRELTQTPAAPGFEQGLRRVIRKHLEPLADELVQDRLGSLFGVKRGNGEHPRVMVAGHMDEVAMMITRITEDGFLKFQPLGGWWSQVMLAQRVEVINERSERIPGVIGSVPPHLLDAEARKKPVEIQKMFIDIGARDKDEVESLGIQPGDAAVPVCPYVEMATGKRIMTKAWDNRFGCGMAIELLRELKGTSHPNTVYAGATVLEEVGARGAKTSAQMIEPDVFFAVDAGPAGDTPGIRDGFGKLGKGVVIRIFDRTMVTLPGMREFLLDTAESEGIPYQFFVSQGGTDAGQAHLTGKGVPSAAVGIVARYIHSHASVVDKEDVEAAKQFLVALVKRLDKSALESIRGH, via the coding sequence ATGATCAATATGGTTCAATGGGAACTGTTTCGCGAACTGACACAAACACCTGCGGCGCCCGGTTTTGAACAGGGCTTACGCCGGGTGATTCGCAAACACTTGGAGCCGCTGGCCGATGAGTTGGTGCAGGACCGGTTGGGCAGCTTGTTCGGCGTCAAACGAGGTAACGGAGAACATCCGCGGGTGATGGTGGCTGGACATATGGATGAGGTAGCCATGATGATCACGCGTATTACCGAAGACGGCTTTCTCAAATTTCAGCCGTTGGGCGGATGGTGGAGCCAAGTGATGTTGGCGCAACGGGTGGAGGTCATCAATGAAAGAAGCGAGCGGATCCCAGGAGTGATTGGTTCCGTGCCGCCTCATCTTCTGGACGCGGAAGCACGTAAAAAGCCGGTGGAGATTCAGAAAATGTTTATCGACATTGGTGCACGCGACAAGGATGAAGTGGAATCGCTGGGCATTCAGCCTGGAGACGCAGCCGTTCCTGTTTGCCCTTATGTGGAAATGGCCACTGGCAAACGGATCATGACCAAAGCATGGGACAACCGCTTCGGTTGCGGGATGGCGATCGAGCTGTTGCGGGAACTGAAAGGCACCTCCCATCCCAATACCGTTTATGCGGGTGCCACCGTTCTGGAAGAGGTGGGCGCCCGTGGAGCGAAAACTTCTGCCCAGATGATTGAACCGGATGTGTTTTTTGCCGTAGATGCCGGTCCGGCCGGGGATACACCCGGAATTCGTGACGGGTTCGGAAAACTCGGCAAAGGGGTGGTCATCCGTATCTTTGACCGGACGATGGTCACGCTTCCCGGCATGCGGGAGTTTTTGTTGGATACGGCGGAGTCAGAAGGGATTCCGTACCAGTTTTTCGTCTCCCAAGGGGGAACGGATGCCGGTCAAGCACACCTGACAGGTAAAGGCGTGCCCTCAGCGGCGGTGGGAATCGTTGCCCGTTACATCCATTCCCATGCGTCCGTGGTGGATAAAGAGGATGTGGAAGCGGCCAAGCAATTTTTGGTGGCCCTCGTCAAACGCTTAGACAAGTCTGCGCTGGAGTCAATTCGTGGGCATTGA
- a CDS encoding DUF896 domain-containing protein, whose product MITKEMIQRINELARKQKNEGLTPEEKREQTQLRQAYLQSIRGQLRQQLDRIRFVD is encoded by the coding sequence GTGATTACCAAAGAAATGATTCAACGCATCAACGAATTGGCCCGCAAACAAAAAAACGAAGGCCTAACCCCGGAAGAAAAGCGTGAACAAACCCAACTTCGCCAGGCCTATTTGCAATCGATCCGCGGACAGCTCCGACAACAACTGGATCGGATTCGTTTTGTCGATTGA
- a CDS encoding transcriptional regulator, whose translation MPFKELARLDKTVHEPARLAIMSALYACTIAEFLFLQELTGLTKGNLSCHLSKLEEAGLIEVDKHFIRKKIPQTTIRITPKGRSTMEAYWKKVDDIRSVIQQWRPVETTR comes from the coding sequence ATGCCCTTCAAGGAACTGGCGCGTTTGGATAAAACCGTTCACGAACCTGCTCGATTGGCTATCATGTCCGCTCTGTATGCCTGTACAATAGCCGAGTTCCTGTTTTTGCAGGAACTGACCGGGCTGACAAAAGGAAACCTGTCGTGCCACCTGTCCAAATTGGAAGAAGCGGGCCTGATTGAAGTGGATAAACACTTCATTCGCAAAAAAATTCCGCAAACCACCATTCGGATCACACCAAAAGGCCGGTCGACGATGGAAGCGTATTGGAAGAAGGTGGACGACATCCGCTCGGTGATCCAACAATGGCGTCCTGTGGAAACCACTCGTTAA
- a CDS encoding M42 family metallopeptidase, whose protein sequence is MQPSLKVMLKEMTEAFGPSGYEQPVREVMRKWVEPHADDITTDNLGSLIAAKRGEQDRPRVMLAGHLDEVGWMVTRITDEGYLKFQPLGGWWSQVLPAQRVEIRTHQGTLLGVIGSQPPHVLPPAKRKEAVDLKDLFIDIGVADRKEAEAMGVRPGDPIVPHSPFTVMANPKYWLAKAMDNRMGCAVAVEVMRRLDQKSLPGTLYAVGTVMEEVGIRGAGTSAAVVDPDVAIVIDVGLGGDIPGTSPDQAPCHLGKGPLVVIYDALHIAHRGLLQLLRDTAKELDIPLQYESIDRGATDAGRIHLHHQGVPTISVGIPSRYIHSHTSIIHEDDLEQLVQLLTALVKKLDRTTVERLHQY, encoded by the coding sequence ATGCAACCATCATTGAAAGTCATGTTGAAGGAAATGACAGAAGCATTCGGTCCATCTGGATACGAGCAACCGGTGCGTGAAGTGATGCGAAAGTGGGTCGAACCCCATGCCGATGACATCACCACCGACAACCTCGGTTCCCTGATTGCCGCAAAACGAGGTGAGCAGGATCGACCACGGGTGATGTTGGCCGGTCATTTGGATGAAGTGGGTTGGATGGTTACCCGGATCACCGATGAGGGGTATTTGAAGTTTCAACCGTTGGGCGGATGGTGGAGTCAAGTGTTACCGGCCCAACGGGTAGAAATCCGGACTCATCAAGGTACATTGCTGGGGGTGATCGGCTCCCAGCCTCCCCATGTGCTTCCACCCGCCAAACGAAAGGAAGCGGTAGATCTCAAGGATCTCTTTATAGACATCGGTGTGGCAGACCGGAAAGAAGCTGAAGCCATGGGGGTTCGCCCCGGTGATCCGATTGTTCCCCACTCCCCGTTCACGGTGATGGCCAATCCGAAGTATTGGTTGGCCAAAGCGATGGACAACCGAATGGGATGTGCCGTGGCCGTAGAAGTGATGCGCAGGTTGGATCAAAAGAGTTTACCCGGCACGCTGTATGCTGTGGGAACGGTCATGGAGGAAGTGGGCATTCGTGGCGCCGGAACGTCCGCGGCTGTAGTGGACCCTGACGTTGCGATCGTGATCGATGTGGGGTTGGGAGGAGACATACCAGGCACCTCACCGGATCAGGCTCCCTGTCATTTGGGAAAAGGGCCGTTGGTCGTCATTTACGATGCGCTGCACATCGCACACCGTGGTTTGCTTCAGCTACTCAGGGATACGGCAAAAGAGCTTGATATCCCATTGCAGTATGAGAGTATCGATCGCGGCGCGACCGATGCCGGCCGTATTCATTTGCACCATCAAGGTGTACCGACGATTTCCGTAGGCATTCCGTCACGGTATATCCACAGCCATACTTCTATTATTCATGAAGACGACTTGGAACAACTGGTTCAATTGTTGACCGCGCTTGTGAAAAAACTGGATCGCACGACTGTGGAGCGACTCCACCAATATTAG
- a CDS encoding histidine kinase dimerization/phospho-acceptor domain-containing protein encodes MLLSREQRLLCVAGNASYRSVTMFGIRSNVRMGGETVAFLYYYDPEVAYISRLRTGILDSVTFLLLAGATVFILLSLLIAYWLSKRLTAPLRMLIPAIDRLGKGEFGIQAPVVTKDEYGKVAKAFNEMSEQLQLAENVRRNLVADVAHELRTPLTIIRGKLDLVQQSGRPIEPESLLPLQDELIRLTRLVDDLHQLSLAEAKKLPLEGKPMHIPALLRRIIDRINPDAERKGIEITLTCSTDTPTIHVDPNRMTQVFLNLIVNAVRYTPSGGTVRRKQREMVRAVFCGLRLPTPESESNLNISHSSLTVFIGRMKHVHVTAAEWD; translated from the coding sequence GTGTTATTGTCCAGGGAACAAAGGCTGTTGTGTGTCGCCGGTAATGCCAGCTATCGATCGGTCACCATGTTTGGCATCAGAAGCAACGTGCGGATGGGTGGGGAAACAGTCGCTTTCTTGTACTATTACGACCCGGAAGTCGCCTACATCTCAAGATTGCGGACTGGGATCCTCGATTCGGTGACGTTCTTGCTGCTCGCAGGTGCGACCGTTTTCATCCTGCTCTCACTCCTGATCGCCTATTGGTTATCCAAGCGGTTGACTGCACCGCTCAGGATGTTGATTCCCGCTATTGATCGATTGGGAAAAGGTGAATTCGGGATTCAAGCTCCTGTCGTGACCAAGGATGAATACGGAAAAGTCGCGAAAGCGTTCAACGAGATGTCCGAACAGCTGCAACTTGCCGAGAATGTCCGGAGAAATCTGGTGGCGGATGTTGCGCATGAACTGCGGACACCGTTAACGATCATTCGGGGCAAACTGGATCTTGTCCAACAGAGCGGTCGGCCTATTGAGCCAGAGAGCTTGCTTCCGCTGCAGGATGAACTGATCCGCTTAACCCGCCTCGTAGACGATCTTCACCAATTATCGCTCGCTGAGGCGAAAAAACTGCCGCTCGAAGGAAAACCGATGCATATTCCTGCTCTGCTGCGACGGATCATAGACCGAATCAACCCCGACGCCGAGCGGAAAGGAATTGAAATCACGCTTACTTGCTCTACCGACACGCCCACGATCCATGTCGACCCGAATCGAATGACACAAGTTTTCCTCAACTTGATCGTCAATGCCGTACGCTATACCCCCTCGGGCGGAACCGTGAGGAGGAAACAGCGCGAAATGGTGAGAGCGGTTTTCTGCGGATTACGATTACCGACACCGGAATCGGAATCGAACCTGAACATCTCCCATTCCTCTTTGACCGTTTTTATCGGACGGATGAAGCACGTACACGTAACCGCGGCGGAATGGGACTAG
- a CDS encoding ATP-binding protein produces MEPEHLPFLFDRFYRTDEARTRNRGGMGLGLAFAKEFVLAHNGTIEAAQVRGQPSSSNYLYKGYLKIRRTTHYWYQDKNLP; encoded by the coding sequence ATCGAACCTGAACATCTCCCATTCCTCTTTGACCGTTTTTATCGGACGGATGAAGCACGTACACGTAACCGCGGCGGAATGGGACTAGGACTCGCGTTTGCCAAGGAATTCGTGTTGGCCCACAACGGAACAATTGAAGCTGCCCAGGTCAGGGGACAACCTTCATCGTCAAATTACCTTTATAAAGGGTACCTGAAAATCAGGCGGACAACCCATTACTGGTACCAAGACAAAAACCTGCCTTGA
- a CDS encoding glycoside hydrolase family 15 protein, protein MRLPNGAYIASPSDDYSYVWIRDVGYTVLPYLTTPCNRYEKAMHALLDLFRRYEWKIDIHTQRKPVHLYEYIHARYDKDLTEIKEPWGHAQNDAIGLFIWNIAQGIRHRKAVLRDEKDREILQKLVWYLACVEYWDHPDNGMWEENREVHASSVGAVVAGLQAIRLLVDVPEDLIRKGQQTLSLILPRESITKETDLALLSLIYPYQVVERGMAQRILKNVTTKLERTYGCIRYEGDQYYNHGKEAEWCFGFPWLGLCHAVLGNRQQAQEYWQKTLYLLPDDGRMPELYIGGTNRPNGNTPLAWAVAMVLLLKQHMSAAGEESSEAAAG, encoded by the coding sequence ATGCGGCTGCCCAACGGCGCCTATATCGCCAGCCCTTCCGATGATTACTCCTATGTGTGGATCCGGGATGTAGGGTATACTGTGTTACCCTATTTGACTACCCCCTGTAACCGTTACGAGAAAGCCATGCACGCCCTGCTGGATCTTTTTCGGAGATATGAATGGAAAATCGACATTCATACGCAGCGCAAGCCTGTTCATCTTTATGAATATATTCACGCCAGGTATGACAAGGATTTGACGGAAATCAAGGAACCTTGGGGTCATGCTCAAAATGATGCCATCGGTTTGTTTATATGGAATATAGCACAAGGAATACGTCACAGAAAGGCCGTCTTGCGGGATGAAAAGGATCGCGAGATATTACAGAAGTTGGTTTGGTATTTAGCCTGTGTCGAATATTGGGATCACCCGGATAACGGCATGTGGGAAGAAAATAGGGAGGTGCATGCTTCCAGTGTCGGAGCGGTCGTGGCCGGGTTACAAGCGATTCGCTTGCTGGTCGATGTACCGGAGGACTTGATTCGAAAGGGTCAGCAAACGTTGTCCTTGATATTGCCAAGGGAAAGTATCACAAAGGAAACAGATCTGGCCCTCCTTTCTCTCATCTACCCGTATCAAGTGGTAGAAAGGGGGATGGCACAGCGCATCTTGAAAAATGTGACAACCAAGTTGGAACGGACGTATGGGTGCATCCGATATGAAGGAGACCAGTACTACAACCACGGTAAAGAGGCTGAGTGGTGTTTTGGTTTTCCGTGGCTAGGGTTGTGTCATGCGGTTCTGGGTAACCGGCAGCAAGCGCAAGAATACTGGCAAAAGACGTTGTATCTGTTGCCGGATGACGGGCGTATGCCGGAGCTGTACATCGGTGGGACCAACCGACCCAACGGAAACACTCCTTTAGCTTGGGCAGTGGCGATGGTCTTGTTGCTGAAGCAACATATGTCAGCTGCAGGAGAGGAATCCTCCGAAGCAGCAGCGGGCTGA
- a CDS encoding sugar phosphate nucleotidyltransferase → MKAVIMAGGKGTRLRPLTSRLPKPMVPLLSKPCMEYIIELLKRYGITEIAVTVQYLPQVIQCYFGDGSDYGVQLHYYEETLPLGTAGSVKNAADFLDDTFIVISGDALTDFNLDQAISFHQQKGGLGTLVLHQVDNPLEFGVVMTDETGRIIRFLEKPSWSEVFSDTVNTGIYVLEPEILSFFDHGQVFDFSKDLFPMVMERGHSLYGYVAEGYWSDIGNLAQYRKTQLDILAGQVQVQIPGREVQPGIWMGNGCQVSPTAKLEAPVFLGDGSVIESHAQVGPYTVIGKYNRVGKSAEVVRSVVWNRTHIDQAVAMTDATVTHDVRIGAGAQLAEDVVVGEKSRIGEKAWLRSGVKVWPEKQVAPAAILDSSLIRESEVRASLFGSDGVSGIANVEMTPEKVTKIITAYASLLKPGSHVFLAWDGDPYAEILARGVTASLLASGHCVQDAGCVPAPVARYGVRRLGCAGGVYLHRSGLGTEGRMVLQFFDGDGLPLDKGWERKIENAWMLEEALRPAPEGCGSWETQPHLVELYQREALQGIDTTDIRKRGFKVVLDVANPMLFSVVHPLLTALGCRVLTVIGGNGQLQQEVKDNRADLGIHIEGDGQNFVLYTEEGTPLSQAESMLLQMMAAINRQSTIPVPVNTPSVWEQWLEQIGVQTVRTTTSPRSLLAAGQGQSLQVFCDAVYTLVTLLEVCAVQKKSLHQLLDELPPVHLRKEQVPCPVAAKGKVMRRLMEEIKERPLELIDGIKVLMENGWALILPDETQAHFQVMAQGNTEQDAQDLITMYKDKISSHK, encoded by the coding sequence GTGAAAGCAGTCATTATGGCCGGAGGAAAAGGAACCCGATTGCGTCCGTTAACGAGTCGTTTACCCAAACCGATGGTACCACTCCTGAGCAAACCCTGTATGGAATATATCATTGAATTGCTCAAACGATATGGTATCACTGAGATAGCAGTCACAGTCCAATATTTACCCCAGGTGATTCAGTGTTATTTTGGCGATGGCTCAGACTATGGAGTGCAACTCCATTATTATGAAGAAACTTTGCCGTTGGGGACGGCCGGCAGCGTAAAAAATGCCGCTGACTTTTTGGATGATACATTTATTGTGATCAGCGGAGATGCACTGACGGACTTCAATCTGGATCAAGCCATTTCCTTTCATCAACAAAAGGGTGGACTGGGTACCCTTGTATTGCATCAAGTAGACAATCCTTTGGAGTTTGGCGTCGTGATGACCGACGAAACAGGCCGGATCATCCGCTTTTTGGAGAAGCCGAGTTGGAGCGAGGTTTTCAGTGATACCGTCAATACAGGGATTTACGTCTTGGAGCCGGAAATTTTGTCCTTTTTTGATCATGGGCAGGTCTTTGACTTCAGTAAGGACTTGTTTCCCATGGTGATGGAAAGAGGGCATAGCCTGTACGGTTACGTGGCGGAAGGGTATTGGTCGGATATCGGCAATCTGGCTCAATATCGTAAAACACAGCTGGATATACTGGCAGGTCAGGTTCAGGTTCAAATTCCCGGCAGAGAAGTACAACCGGGGATTTGGATGGGGAACGGATGTCAGGTGTCTCCCACCGCCAAACTGGAGGCGCCGGTATTTCTCGGTGATGGAAGTGTCATTGAATCCCATGCTCAGGTAGGTCCTTATACTGTTATCGGAAAGTACAACCGGGTGGGAAAAAGTGCGGAAGTGGTACGTTCGGTAGTATGGAACCGGACGCATATCGATCAAGCTGTTGCGATGACAGATGCCACCGTCACACATGATGTCCGAATTGGGGCAGGTGCTCAGTTGGCAGAGGATGTGGTGGTGGGAGAAAAAAGCCGGATCGGTGAAAAAGCCTGGCTGCGGAGCGGAGTGAAGGTATGGCCGGAGAAACAGGTGGCCCCCGCTGCAATTCTGGACTCCTCTCTGATCCGGGAATCTGAGGTGCGGGCTTCCTTGTTTGGATCGGATGGCGTGAGCGGAATTGCCAATGTGGAAATGACACCGGAAAAAGTAACGAAAATCATCACCGCTTATGCTTCGTTATTAAAGCCGGGGAGCCACGTATTTTTGGCTTGGGATGGGGATCCTTACGCCGAAATTTTGGCCCGTGGGGTGACGGCAAGCTTGTTGGCCTCAGGCCATTGTGTACAAGATGCGGGATGTGTCCCTGCTCCTGTAGCCCGCTATGGAGTGAGAAGATTGGGTTGTGCAGGAGGAGTATACCTCCATCGAAGTGGCTTGGGGACGGAAGGCCGGATGGTGCTCCAGTTTTTTGATGGCGATGGACTCCCTCTCGATAAGGGGTGGGAGCGGAAAATCGAGAATGCTTGGATGCTAGAAGAAGCTTTGCGTCCAGCCCCGGAAGGTTGTGGCTCATGGGAAACGCAACCCCATTTGGTTGAGCTATACCAACGCGAAGCATTGCAAGGCATCGACACAACTGATATCCGGAAACGCGGTTTCAAAGTGGTACTCGATGTGGCCAATCCGATGTTGTTCTCGGTGGTACATCCATTGCTGACTGCATTGGGATGCCGTGTGCTGACGGTAATTGGCGGTAACGGTCAGCTTCAGCAGGAAGTAAAAGACAACCGGGCCGATTTGGGCATACACATAGAGGGAGACGGGCAAAACTTTGTTCTGTATACGGAAGAAGGAACTCCTCTTTCGCAGGCGGAATCCATGCTGTTGCAAATGATGGCTGCCATCAATCGCCAGTCGACGATTCCTGTTCCGGTAAACACTCCTTCGGTATGGGAGCAGTGGTTGGAACAAATAGGCGTACAAACGGTTCGCACCACAACCTCACCTCGTTCCCTGTTGGCGGCGGGCCAAGGGCAAAGTCTGCAAGTCTTCTGTGATGCTGTCTATACGTTGGTCACGTTGCTGGAAGTTTGTGCGGTGCAGAAGAAATCGCTGCATCAGCTTCTGGATGAATTGCCTCCCGTTCATTTGCGCAAGGAGCAAGTTCCTTGTCCCGTTGCAGCCAAAGGAAAAGTCATGCGCCGACTGATGGAGGAAATAAAGGAACGGCCTCTGGAGTTGATCGATGGGATCAAAGTATTGATGGAAAACGGCTGGGCCTTGATTCTACCTGATGAAACCCAGGCCCATTTTCAAGTGATGGCACAAGGGAATACGGAACAGGACGCTCAAGATCTTATCACGATGTATAAAGACAAGATTTCGTCTCATAAATAA
- a CDS encoding 1,4-alpha-glucan branching protein domain-containing protein has product MAQGVLALILHAHLPYVRHPEREDALEERWLFEAITESYIPLLSMFQRLAKEKVAFQLTLSLSPTLLSMLSDPLLQKRALQHLDRLVELADKEMVRTRNLPDFHRLAKAYQKRFQEVRDFYLRYRGDLIQAFRELRDSGHIELITTAATHAFLPLVLTEEGVRAQVLTGIREFERHFGERPRGMWLPECGYFPGLDRLLAEQGIGWFVVDSHGVQHAHPHPDFGSFSPVVLPTGVAAFSRDTACSEQVWSSKTGYPGDVDYREYYRDIGFDLDLETIGPYIHPTGIRHNTGIKYYRITGKGDHKEPYNPQWAREKTAAHAGHFLHLLTQRIWEGSGRTGRQPIITVPFDAELFGHWWYEGPLWLEMLLKKMHYDQVVVKTTTPSEYLSLYTDYPECQMDMSTWGRHGYADVWLREENDWIYPALHKAEVRMSELASRWAGEQDQLIQRVLKQAVRELMLAQSSDWAFIMDGKTTVNYAVQRTKHHINRFWSLEEMLTSNQVDESLLETVESLDSLFPDVDIAAYRYRQSPSGQESNRNTPRVLMLSWEFPPMTVGGLSRHVYDLSRYMVRCGWEVHVITTEVEGAPHEEIVDGVHVHRVHVVRPFGEGFIHWVAQLNLMMVDAVELLIKSGYTFDVVHAHDWLVEEAATTIKHRWGIPMIATIHATEHGRNHGIHTDLQHKIHHREWRLTYEAQRVIVCSRYMKQEVETLFQLPQDKLDVIPNGVDPEQLAPPNWGDETLEPFALPHERVVLFIGRLVREKGVDTLLTAAEDILARHPDVKFVIAGKGPMMEEWKNKAQRLGYGDKVLFAGFVSDEDRNRLLRNAAVTVFPSLYEPFGIVALEAMTAGSPVVVSDVGGLADVVEHGQNGLKMYAGDARSLATQVNVLLDDPVWAQQLAEAGRQSVKQYDWSRIAQQTITVYQRVLGKMSHHDHTEEILVPSLTK; this is encoded by the coding sequence ATGGCACAAGGGGTATTGGCGTTGATCCTGCATGCACATCTGCCGTATGTCCGTCATCCGGAGCGGGAAGATGCTTTGGAGGAGCGTTGGCTGTTTGAAGCGATAACGGAATCCTATATTCCCCTGTTGTCGATGTTTCAGCGATTGGCAAAAGAGAAAGTAGCCTTTCAATTAACCCTCTCACTCAGTCCCACCCTGTTGTCCATGTTATCAGATCCTCTGCTTCAAAAGCGCGCATTGCAACATCTGGATCGGTTGGTGGAGTTGGCGGATAAAGAGATGGTGCGCACTCGCAATCTGCCGGATTTCCATCGTCTCGCCAAAGCCTATCAAAAGCGATTTCAGGAAGTACGAGATTTTTACCTGCGGTATCGAGGTGACCTCATTCAGGCTTTCCGGGAATTGCGGGATTCGGGACATATTGAATTGATCACAACAGCGGCCACTCATGCCTTTCTTCCTCTGGTACTGACGGAGGAAGGGGTACGGGCACAAGTGCTGACGGGAATCCGGGAGTTTGAACGCCATTTTGGCGAGCGGCCACGCGGCATGTGGCTTCCGGAGTGCGGTTATTTTCCCGGACTGGACCGGTTGTTGGCAGAACAGGGGATCGGTTGGTTTGTCGTTGACTCCCATGGTGTGCAGCATGCGCATCCCCATCCGGATTTTGGGAGCTTTTCCCCAGTGGTTTTGCCGACGGGAGTAGCCGCCTTTTCCAGGGACACGGCCTGTTCCGAACAGGTATGGAGTTCCAAGACGGGCTACCCGGGAGATGTGGATTACCGGGAGTATTATCGCGATATCGGTTTTGATCTGGATCTGGAAACGATTGGACCATATATTCACCCGACGGGCATTCGACACAACACCGGAATCAAATATTATCGCATCACCGGAAAAGGTGATCACAAAGAACCGTACAATCCGCAGTGGGCACGGGAGAAAACCGCCGCGCATGCCGGGCATTTCCTTCATTTGTTGACCCAGCGGATCTGGGAAGGATCGGGTAGAACGGGACGTCAACCGATCATCACGGTTCCATTTGACGCCGAGTTGTTTGGACATTGGTGGTATGAAGGGCCTTTGTGGCTTGAGATGTTGCTGAAAAAGATGCACTACGATCAGGTTGTGGTAAAGACCACGACTCCTTCCGAATATTTATCCCTTTACACGGATTATCCGGAATGTCAGATGGACATGAGTACCTGGGGGCGCCACGGATATGCAGATGTATGGCTGCGGGAGGAAAATGACTGGATTTACCCGGCTTTGCACAAGGCGGAAGTTCGGATGAGTGAGCTGGCCAGCCGTTGGGCGGGGGAACAAGATCAGCTCATCCAGCGGGTGTTGAAGCAGGCGGTACGGGAACTGATGCTGGCGCAAAGCAGTGACTGGGCTTTTATCATGGACGGCAAAACCACCGTGAACTATGCGGTACAACGGACCAAGCATCATATTAACCGTTTTTGGAGCCTGGAGGAGATGTTGACATCCAATCAGGTGGACGAATCATTGTTGGAAACAGTGGAATCGTTGGATTCGCTGTTTCCGGACGTCGATATCGCCGCCTATCGGTATCGTCAGTCGCCTTCCGGGCAAGAGAGTAACAGAAATACCCCTCGGGTGTTGATGTTGTCATGGGAGTTTCCTCCGATGACGGTTGGCGGTTTGTCGCGTCACGTATATGATCTCTCACGCTATATGGTGAGATGTGGTTGGGAAGTACATGTCATTACCACGGAAGTGGAGGGAGCTCCCCATGAGGAGATCGTGGATGGAGTACATGTGCATCGGGTACATGTGGTACGTCCCTTTGGAGAAGGCTTTATCCATTGGGTTGCCCAACTGAACCTGATGATGGTGGATGCGGTGGAGCTCCTGATCAAAAGCGGTTATACCTTTGATGTGGTCCATGCCCATGATTGGCTGGTGGAGGAAGCGGCCACCACGATCAAACACCGCTGGGGAATTCCCATGATTGCCACCATCCATGCGACCGAGCATGGCCGCAACCACGGTATTCATACGGATTTGCAGCATAAAATCCATCATCGGGAATGGCGTCTCACTTATGAAGCACAACGGGTGATTGTATGCAGCCGTTATATGAAACAGGAAGTGGAGACGCTGTTCCAATTGCCGCAAGACAAATTGGATGTGATCCCCAACGGAGTCGACCCTGAGCAACTGGCACCGCCGAATTGGGGTGACGAAACCTTGGAACCTTTTGCGTTACCACATGAACGCGTGGTGCTGTTTATCGGACGACTGGTTCGAGAAAAAGGTGTGGATACACTGTTGACCGCAGCGGAAGATATATTGGCCCGCCACCCCGATGTCAAGTTTGTCATCGCCGGAAAAGGACCGATGATGGAGGAGTGGAAAAATAAAGCGCAACGGTTGGGTTACGGGGATAAGGTCTTGTTTGCCGGTTTTGTCTCAGACGAAGATCGCAACCGTTTGTTGCGGAACGCGGCAGTCACCGTTTTTCCCAGTCTGTATGAACCCTTTGGTATTGTCGCTTTGGAGGCGATGACTGCGGGGTCACCAGTCGTAGTGTCTGATGTGGGCGGTTTGGCGGATGTGGTGGAACACGGACAAAACGGTCTCAAGATGTATGCAGGAGATGCCCGGTCCTTGGCGACACAAGTGAACGTGCTGCTGGATGATCCGGTATGGGCGCAACAGTTGGCGGAAGCGGGACGGCAATCCGTAAAACAATATGATTGGAGCCGGATTGCCCAACAGACGATAACGGTATATCAACGTGTTCTCGGGAAAATGTCCCATCATGATCATACAGAGGAGATCCTGGTCCCCAGTCTTACGAAGTAG